A genomic window from Sceloporus undulatus isolate JIND9_A2432 ecotype Alabama chromosome 9, SceUnd_v1.1, whole genome shotgun sequence includes:
- the LOC121916022 gene encoding guanylate-binding protein 1-like isoform X3: MPGAVRLAGPCLRLEPSALALLRGLPGPLRVVGLFGPQGAQAGLLRALLAGAQPQGPGGPSGPSLPPPPGLWLQGLPHPTRREEGTLVLLHAEVSGRLQALLPAALGLEDAGSRGARVVLVLHERWLQPACCQQPCQAAWAQRGRSGRSGAPRFHPGRAPLAAWPWLPRGLMPEAFLRPLASESDRWVPLQGEEGSCSSSSSSSSRLFCLSVLLCTVFVYNSRGGEQPQRELDRLACVRDLVHRVRVLEDCPQENSFLLSSVLPDFVWCLHDVAPDTVWEEMLRATDHDMETLLASSAASEEDSPSRCIQRLFPSQKAFCFRSPAVDEGESEFLPRDQLHPVFQKQLEVFRDYILSREPKRDLSGEVLSDRLEQFVAALSHDQPILLSEIYWCSQAASSGQCPHIPQSPPASPSTSQASIMEAPICLIENNPREQLQINPEALGILQSIHQPVVVVAIVGLYRTGKSYLMNRLAGKDTGGFALGATVQASTKGIWMWCCPHPLRPDHTLVLLDTEGLGDVEKSNTENDTWIFALSILLSSTFVYNSMSTINHHALEQIHYVTELTEHIKMRASGRETCERWDGWGSNDLASVFPAFIWVVRDFTLQLKLEDGRSITEDEYLEKALERRAGTSEKWDLPKRCIREFFPSRKCFVFDRPASRQDLQHLEDLPESKLSLEFLQQARNFCRYIHESAGAKVLQGGHVVTGTLLGTLVETYVGAIRNKEVPCIENAVLALAKLENSTAICKAVQRYEEMLELMRTVLPTEDMAEVLAVHARCEEEAIRVFMGQAFRDKDQKFQRQLADQLQLKLKELCQWNEEASLDRCQAILMELYQEMEEKISHGDYLVPGGYQQFLNDQQHVMESYHLVPDKGLMASKALQDFLASQETTAQSILQADQALKEKEKELEGNL; encoded by the exons ATGCCGGGAGCCGTGCGACTGGCGGGCCCCTGCCTCCGCCTGGAGCCCTCGGCCCTGGCCCTCCTGAGGGGCCTCCCGGGGCCCCTGCGGGTGGTGGGCCTCTTCGGGCCCCAGGGCGCCCAGGCCGGCCTCCTCAGGGCCCTCCTGGCCGGCGCTCAGCCCCAGGGCCCCGGGGGACCCTCTGGACcctcgctgccgccgccgccggggcTCTGGCTCCAGGGGCTGCCCCACCCGACCAGGAGGGAAGAGGGGACCCTGGTGCTCCTCCACGCGGAGGTGAGCGGGCGTCTCCAGGCCCTGCTCCCGGCTGCTTTGGGGCTGGAGGACGCTGGCAGCCGTGGGGCCCGGGTTGTCCTGGTGCTCCATGAGCGGTGGCTTCAGCCTGCCTGCTGCCAACAGCCCTGCCAGGCTGCCTGGGCCCAGAGAGGACGCAGCGGCCGCTCCGGAGCCCCTCGCTTCCACCCAGGCAGGGCCCCTCTTGCCGCCTGGCCCTGGCTTCCCCGGGGGCTCATGCCAGAAGCCTTCTTGCGGCCCTTGGCCTCTGAGTCTGACCGTTGGGTGCCCTTGCAGGGCGAGGAgggctcctgctcctcttcctcctcctcctcctccaggctctTCTGCCTCAGCGTCCTGCTCTGCACCGTCTTTGTCTACAACTCCAGAGGAGGGGAGCAGCCCCAGCGGGAGCTGGACCGTCTGGC CTGCGTGAGGGACCTGGTCCACCGCGTCCGCGTCCTGGAGGATTGCCCCCAGGAGAACAGCTTCTTGCTGAGCAGCGTCCTGCCAGATTTTGTGTGGTGCCTCCATGACGTGGCTCCGGACACCGTTTGGGAGGAGATGCTCCGGGCCACCGACCACGACATGGAGACCCTCCTGGCTTCCTCTGCCG CCTCGGAGGAAGACTCGCCCAGCCGCTGCATCCAGAGGCTcttcccttcccagaaggccttcTGCTTCCGCTCTCCAGCTGTGGACGAGGGCGAGAGCGAGTTCTTGCCAAGGGACCAGCTGCACCCTGTTTTCCAAAAGCAGCTGGAGGTTTTTAGAGACTACATCCTGAGCAGAGAGCCAAAGAGGGACCTCAGCggagaag TTTTGTCTGATAGGCTGGAACAGTTTGTGGCAGCCTTGTCTCATGATCAGCCCATCCTTCTGAGTGAGATCTACTGGTGCTCCCAAGCGGCCAGCAGTGGCCAG TGTCCACACATTCCTCAATCTCCGCCGGCTTCCCCTTCAACATCTCAGGCAAGCATCATGGAGGCCCCAATATGCCTGATCGAGAACAACCCGAGAGAGCAGCTTCAGATCAACCCAGAGGCTCTGGGGATCCTGCAGAGCATCCACCAGCCAGTGGTAGTGGTGGCCATTGTGGGTCTCTACCGGACGGGCAAGTCCTACCTCATGAACCGGCTGGCGGGGAAGGACACCGGAG GTTTTGCACTGGGGGCCACGGTGCAGGCCAGCACCAAGGGCATCTGGATGTGGTGCTGCCCGCACCCCCTCAGGCCGGACCATACCCTGGTGCTGCTGGACACAGAGGGGCTGGGAGATGTGGAGAAG AGCAACACTGAGAACGACACCTGGATCTTTGCCCTCTCCATTCTCCTCAGCAGCACCTTCGTCTACAACAGCATGAGCACCATCAACCACCATGCACTGGAGCAGATACA CTACGTGACAGAATTGACGGAGCATATCAAGATGAGGGCCTCAGGCAGAGAGACCTGTGAAAGGTGGGATGGCTGGGGGTCCAACGACCTGGCCAGTGTCTTTCCGGCATTCATTTGGGTCGTGCGTGACTTCACTCTGCAGCTGAAGCTGGAGGATGGGCGATCAATCACGGAGGACGAGTACCTGGAGAAAGCGTTGGAGAGGAGGGCAG GCACCTCTGAGAAGTGGGACCTCCCCAAGCGGTGCATCCGGGAGTTCTTTCCCAGCCGCAAGTGCTTCGTCTTTGACCGCCCGGCCTCAAGGCAGGATCTGCAGCACTTGGAGGACCTGCCGGAGTCCAAGCTGAGCCTGGAGTTTCTGCAACAGGCGCGCAACTTCTGCCGCTACATTCATGAGAGCGCTGGAGCCAAAGTCCTCCAGGGAGGGCACGTTGTCACTGGGACAC TGCTGGGGACCCTCGTGGAGACCTATGTGGGAGCCATCCGGAACAAGGAGGTCCCGTGCATCGAGAACGCCGTCCTGGCCCTGGCCAAGTTGGAGAACTCAACTGCCATATGCAAGGCAGTGCAGCGCTACGAGGAGATGCTGGAGCTGATGCGGACGGTGCTGCCCACAGAGGACATGGCAGAGGTGCTGGCGGTCCATGCCCGCTGTGAGGAGGAGGCCATTCGGGTCTTCATGGGCCAGGCCTTCAGGGACAAGGACCAGAAGTTCCAGAGGCAGCTGGCG GACCAGCTGCAGTTGAAGTTGAAGGAGCTCTGCCAGTGGAATGAGGAGGCCTCGCTTGACCGCTGCCAGGCCATCCTGATGGAGCTCTACCAGGAGATGGAGGAGAAGATCAGCCATGGTGACTACTTGGTGCCTGGTGGCTACCAGCAGTTCCTGAATGACCAGCAGCATGTCATGGAGAGCTACCACCTGGTGCCAGACAAGGGGCTCATG GCGTCCAAGGCCCTGCAGGACTTCCTGGCATCCCAGGAGACAACAGCGCAGTCCATCCTGCAGGCGGATCAGGCCctcaaggagaaagagaaggagctgGAAG GGAATCTGTGA